A window of Candidatus Jettenia caeni contains these coding sequences:
- a CDS encoding putative rubredoxin, protein MEKYRCIVCGYVYDPEIGDPDYGVSPGTSFRNLPGDWVCPVCGAPQDQFEKI, encoded by the coding sequence ATGGAAAAGTACAGATGCATAGTTTGTGGATATGTCTATGACCCAGAAATTGGCGATCCTGATTACGGGGTAAGTCCCGGTACTAGTTTCAGGAATTTGCCAGGAGATTGGGTTTGTCCCGTATGCGGTGCACCACAGGATCAGTTTGAGAAAATTTGA
- a CDS encoding 4Fe-4S ferredoxin iron-sulfur binding domain protein, with protein MKAKVDQDVCIGCALCTQICPEVFRMEGDKSVVYVDIVPKEVEDACREASDECPVSCIYIVE; from the coding sequence ATGAAGGCAAAGGTGGATCAAGATGTCTGTATCGGTTGTGCCTTATGTACTCAAATCTGTCCTGAAGTTTTTAGGATGGAAGGCGATAAATCAGTAGTGTATGTTGATATTGTTCCTAAAGAAGTTGAGGATGCCTGCAGAGAAGCATCTGATGAATGTCCGGTGTCGTGTATATATATAGTAGAATAA
- a CDS encoding ABC transporter ATP-binding component, translated as MIKIQNLFKHYNYQPLFRGLSVDIAKRSAVTLIGPSGSGKSTLLRCINGLEPFGGGWISIDSQTRYGVNESDYHKAQEELALRNIRKKVGMVFQQFNLFPHMTVLQNITESPIHVLGIGRAEAELNAISLLRKVNLEEKAQNYPEQLSGGEQQRVAIARALAMRPEAMLFDEPTSSLDPEMIDDVLKVIKDLVSEGMTTVIATHEMSFARDISTHVIFIEKGDIVEQGGPQDIFYNPRNDRTKVFLSRFMK; from the coding sequence ATGATTAAAATCCAGAATTTATTTAAACACTATAATTATCAGCCTCTGTTCAGAGGGTTGAGTGTAGACATAGCAAAAAGAAGTGCTGTTACTCTTATTGGGCCATCGGGAAGTGGCAAGAGTACGCTCTTACGGTGTATAAATGGATTGGAGCCTTTTGGTGGAGGGTGGATTTCTATTGATAGCCAAACACGGTATGGTGTTAATGAATCAGATTACCATAAGGCACAAGAAGAACTTGCTTTAAGAAATATACGCAAGAAGGTGGGAATGGTATTTCAACAGTTCAATCTCTTTCCCCATATGACAGTTCTTCAAAATATTACTGAATCTCCAATCCATGTATTAGGTATTGGTCGGGCTGAAGCTGAGTTAAATGCTATTTCTTTACTCCGAAAAGTAAACTTAGAGGAAAAAGCTCAGAATTATCCTGAACAATTATCGGGTGGAGAGCAACAGCGGGTTGCTATTGCCCGTGCCCTTGCTATGAGACCTGAAGCGATGCTCTTTGATGAACCGACATCCTCCCTTGACCCGGAAATGATTGATGATGTGCTCAAGGTAATAAAAGATCTCGTGTCAGAAGGAATGACAACAGTAATCGCAACACACGAGATGAGCTTTGCAAGGGATATTTCTACACACGTAATCTTCATAGAGAAAGGCGATATTGTAGAGCAGGGGGGGCCGCAAGATATCTTTTACAATCCAAGAAATGACCGTACAAAGGTATTTCTCAGCCGTTTTATGAAGTAA
- a CDS encoding ABC transporter permease component — protein sequence MCFSILYISSTPAFAYQNTLEKIKSTGVLVWGFDAEGGAPYVFYDLKHPSKLIGFEVDLVEAIAREMGVKVQYFQNAWDSILLALQRGDFDIALNGIEITPDREQAVLFSRPYFAYAEQIVTRASEIRINCLEDLRKKKVGTLYNTVAKRMLDEMGDIQVNSYSGQVEPFKDLLLSRIDAVFVDMPVALYYAMPNPQLRLVGEPVGEGYYGIAFRKEDTALVEEINTILEKLLRSGELKKIYSRWGLWNTSQEKLFLHDELLQKYTESPPSVSQKVPLRVTTFLPTLLKGALVTIGISILSMMLAVVLGLILAIMRLYGNIWLQKISTAYIEIYRGTPLLIQLYILYYGLPNIGITLSALAAAILGLGMNYAAYEAEIYRAGIQSVPKGQTEAALSLGMSMRLTLRRIVLPQAFRITIPPMTNDFVALFKDSSLVSVIAIVELTKSYSMLAASSMNFFTLGIITALLYFGMSYPLSLYARKLEKKLTRSSSSR from the coding sequence ATGTGTTTTTCCATACTATATATTTCTTCTACTCCTGCATTTGCATATCAAAATACTCTTGAAAAAATTAAATCTACCGGGGTATTAGTGTGGGGGTTTGATGCAGAAGGGGGGGCCCCGTATGTATTTTATGATCTCAAACATCCTTCGAAACTTATTGGCTTTGAGGTTGATCTTGTAGAGGCTATTGCCAGGGAGATGGGTGTGAAGGTGCAATATTTCCAAAATGCGTGGGACAGCATCTTGCTTGCACTTCAGCGTGGAGATTTTGACATTGCATTGAATGGTATCGAGATAACACCGGATAGAGAACAGGCTGTATTATTTAGTCGTCCGTATTTTGCCTACGCAGAACAAATCGTTACCCGTGCCTCGGAAATCCGCATTAATTGTCTGGAAGATCTTCGGAAGAAAAAGGTTGGCACCCTGTATAATACGGTAGCCAAACGAATGCTGGACGAAATGGGGGATATACAAGTTAATAGTTACAGCGGGCAGGTGGAACCTTTCAAAGATCTCTTATTAAGCCGTATAGATGCCGTTTTTGTGGATATGCCCGTTGCCTTATACTATGCTATGCCAAATCCACAGTTACGCTTAGTCGGTGAGCCAGTGGGAGAAGGATATTATGGCATTGCTTTCAGGAAAGAAGATACAGCCCTGGTTGAGGAGATAAATACAATTCTTGAGAAGTTATTGAGATCGGGTGAATTAAAGAAGATTTACAGCCGATGGGGATTGTGGAATACCTCTCAGGAAAAACTCTTCTTACATGATGAACTCTTACAAAAATATACAGAAAGTCCTCCTTCTGTTTCTCAAAAAGTACCTCTTCGGGTGACTACATTTTTACCGACCTTGCTAAAAGGAGCATTGGTCACAATCGGTATTTCCATTTTGTCTATGATGCTGGCGGTTGTTTTAGGTTTGATACTGGCAATTATGAGGCTATACGGCAATATATGGTTACAAAAAATTTCTACGGCCTATATTGAAATCTACCGTGGTACACCCCTTCTTATTCAGCTCTATATCTTGTATTATGGTTTACCTAACATTGGTATTACCTTAAGCGCACTTGCCGCTGCTATTCTTGGATTAGGTATGAACTACGCTGCGTATGAGGCTGAAATTTATCGTGCAGGTATACAATCTGTTCCTAAAGGGCAAACTGAGGCGGCTTTATCTCTGGGCATGTCAATGCGTTTGACCTTAAGGCGAATTGTCTTACCACAAGCATTCCGTATCACGATACCACCGATGACGAATGATTTTGTTGCTTTATTTAAGGATTCGTCTTTAGTTTCAGTTATTGCTATAGTAGAACTCACAAAGAGTTATAGTATGTTAGCTGCTTCATCAATGAATTTTTTCACCTTGGGGATTATCACAGCCCTCCTTTATTTTGGTATGAGTTATCCTCTTTCCTTGTATGCAAGAAAATTGGAAAAAAAACTAACACGATCATCGTCAAGTCGATAA
- a CDS encoding magnesium transporter protein has product MHFHNKHKIIKKHSEFKYSTEMFAVSEDNTAQTAFELLRGSNLSGNIFYCYVIDKDGKLTGIIPLRKLITAPWGTMVSDIMVRNPIRLTMQTPFDTVLEYFLIYKFLAFPVVDEQGKLIGIARANDFIEDTITIEEKMEQARDNLLKIIGIKLEEFRKPSIFKSTFLRFPYLLFNILSGLTCAFITNLFSSTVDKFVFVAFFITIILGLAESIGTQAVAVTLSSLEKTIRMKRLVLYETLVGAKIGMLCGGILYLVSFLWLWEQAFSIALSLTILFSILTASFLGCMLPILFKKMGINPTHASCPFVLAIADVVSLTSYFSLGTYLLN; this is encoded by the coding sequence ATGCACTTTCATAATAAACATAAAATAATTAAAAAACATTCTGAATTTAAATATAGCACCGAGATGTTTGCTGTTTCAGAAGATAATACTGCTCAAACCGCTTTTGAATTACTGCGTGGCAGTAACCTTTCCGGTAATATTTTTTATTGTTATGTTATAGACAAAGATGGGAAATTAACAGGTATTATACCTTTAAGAAAACTTATAACGGCACCTTGGGGAACCATGGTTTCTGATATTATGGTACGTAATCCAATTCGATTAACTATGCAAACTCCTTTTGATACGGTTCTTGAATATTTTTTAATATATAAATTCCTTGCTTTCCCTGTTGTCGATGAACAAGGAAAACTTATCGGTATTGCACGAGCGAACGATTTTATAGAAGATACAATAACTATCGAAGAAAAAATGGAGCAAGCACGGGATAATCTGCTCAAAATAATCGGTATAAAATTGGAAGAGTTTCGAAAACCTTCTATCTTTAAAAGCACCTTTTTACGATTTCCTTATTTGCTTTTTAATATCTTGAGTGGGCTCACCTGTGCCTTTATTACCAATCTATTTAGCAGCACGGTAGATAAGTTTGTTTTTGTAGCCTTCTTTATAACTATAATTTTAGGCCTTGCAGAGAGTATAGGTACTCAAGCTGTTGCGGTCACTCTCTCTTCACTTGAGAAAACAATCAGGATGAAAAGACTTGTTCTCTATGAGACACTGGTCGGAGCAAAAATAGGTATGCTATGTGGGGGAATATTGTATCTTGTATCCTTTTTGTGGTTATGGGAACAAGCCTTTTCTATCGCTTTATCCCTCACTATCTTATTTTCCATTCTTACGGCTTCTTTTCTTGGATGCATGCTGCCGATCCTTTTTAAAAAGATGGGTATCAATCCAACGCATGCCTCTTGCCCCTTTGTATTAGCCATCGCCGATGTTGTATCATTAACTTCATACTTTTCTCTTGGAACATATCTCCTCAATTAG
- a CDS encoding ribonuclease H: MEDTPFQELLPLIFQYLDKEKLIKENPSITEEMIDTFIQEISHQKKGKKSDEERLQLHSGMQHKTSELDELIIHTDGASRGNPGKAGIGIVIYDKEHHIIEEACRYIGKSTNNVAEYRSMILAAQKAIHHNAKRVIFKTDSELLVRQLNGIYRVKSASILPLYNELMALLHKISVWKIQHVRREENIHADALANQGIDDSLER, encoded by the coding sequence ATGGAAGATACGCCCTTTCAAGAGTTATTACCCCTAATATTTCAATACCTTGATAAAGAAAAATTAATCAAAGAGAATCCCTCTATAACTGAAGAGATGATCGATACCTTTATTCAGGAAATTTCTCATCAAAAAAAAGGGAAAAAATCTGATGAAGAAAGATTACAACTGCATTCAGGTATGCAACATAAAACAAGCGAATTGGATGAACTTATTATTCATACCGACGGTGCATCAAGGGGAAATCCCGGCAAAGCAGGCATTGGCATAGTTATATACGATAAAGAACATCATATTATTGAAGAGGCATGCAGGTATATCGGAAAATCTACCAATAATGTTGCTGAATACCGGTCAATGATACTGGCAGCTCAAAAAGCCATTCATCATAACGCTAAAAGAGTAATCTTTAAAACGGATAGCGAACTTCTCGTAAGACAACTGAATGGTATATACCGTGTAAAAAGCGCCAGTATTCTGCCTCTCTATAATGAACTTATGGCGCTTCTACACAAGATATCTGTGTGGAAAATTCAGCATGTGCGCAGAGAAGAAAACATCCATGCCGACGCTTTGGCCAATCAGGGAATTGATGACTCTTTGGAAAGGTAG
- a CDS encoding ABC transporter ATP-binding component, with translation MSSSILQAINIFKEYTSGERTLPVLHGVNLSVEKNEIVAIVGASGAGKSTLLHILGILDTPTSGSVLYKGINLTKLSAKKQAETRNRTFGFVFQFYHLLPDFTALENVLLPSLIGSGFSNSKIPDKNYKSKALSLLERVGLGNRVTHKPSQLSGGERQRVAIVRALINNPEILLCDEPTGNLDTKTGHEILELIWDLNRTSHQTLIIVTHDEEIAKHAGRIVRIIDGRILE, from the coding sequence ATGAGCAGCAGTATATTACAAGCTATAAATATATTTAAGGAATACACAAGCGGTGAACGCACATTACCTGTCTTACATGGGGTAAATCTCTCTGTCGAAAAAAATGAAATTGTAGCAATTGTAGGCGCATCTGGAGCAGGGAAAAGCACGCTATTACATATTTTAGGAATTTTAGATACACCTACGTCTGGTTCAGTATTATACAAGGGTATAAATCTCACGAAATTAAGTGCAAAAAAACAGGCAGAGACAAGAAATCGCACCTTCGGATTTGTCTTCCAGTTTTATCACCTTTTACCCGATTTTACTGCATTAGAGAACGTTTTACTGCCAAGTTTGATAGGAAGTGGATTCTCAAATTCAAAAATACCGGATAAAAACTACAAAAGTAAGGCACTCTCACTGTTGGAGAGAGTCGGACTGGGAAACCGGGTAACGCATAAACCATCGCAACTTTCCGGCGGGGAAAGACAGCGAGTCGCTATCGTACGGGCATTAATCAATAACCCTGAAATATTGCTGTGTGATGAGCCTACAGGTAATTTAGATACAAAGACAGGTCATGAGATTCTCGAATTAATTTGGGATTTGAACAGAACATCACACCAGACACTGATAATCGTCACTCATGATGAAGAAATAGCCAAACATGCCGGACGCATTGTAAGAATTATCGACGGACGTATTTTAGAATAG
- a CDS encoding branched-chain amino acid transferase — MGLKIYINGQILPQEDAKISVFDHGLLYGDGVFEGIRAYNGKIFTLNQHLDRLYDSATAISLKIPLTKDEMAHAIKKTMEANNLTDSYIRLVVTRGVGKLGLDPNKCATPQVIIITDTIELYSKTLYEKGLDIVTVTTIRNHFSALDPKIKSLNYLNNILAKLESIQAGAGEALMLNKDGYVAECAGDNIFIVKNNTLLTPPENAGILIGITRNIVMELATEIGIQVKEELMTRYDLYIADECFLTGTAAEIIPVVRIDGRIIGTGKPGKVTLSLLKKYQDLTKNSF; from the coding sequence ATGGGATTAAAGATTTATATAAATGGTCAAATACTTCCTCAAGAAGATGCTAAAATATCTGTCTTTGACCATGGGCTGCTCTATGGAGACGGAGTATTTGAAGGAATACGTGCCTATAATGGGAAAATATTTACATTAAATCAGCATCTTGATAGATTGTATGATTCAGCAACAGCCATATCGCTAAAAATTCCCTTAACAAAGGATGAAATGGCGCATGCTATAAAAAAAACCATGGAGGCTAATAATCTAACGGATTCTTACATTCGCCTCGTTGTTACCCGAGGCGTTGGAAAACTTGGATTAGATCCCAACAAGTGCGCAACACCGCAGGTCATTATTATCACAGATACCATTGAACTATATTCAAAAACACTTTATGAAAAAGGACTGGATATTGTAACAGTAACAACGATTCGAAATCATTTTTCTGCCCTCGACCCCAAAATAAAATCGCTTAATTATCTGAATAATATCTTAGCAAAATTAGAATCCATACAAGCAGGAGCCGGAGAAGCGCTCATGCTCAATAAGGATGGTTATGTAGCAGAGTGTGCTGGGGACAATATCTTTATTGTTAAAAATAATACCCTTTTAACTCCTCCGGAAAACGCCGGAATATTAATCGGCATTACCCGGAATATTGTAATGGAATTAGCCACTGAAATCGGAATCCAGGTTAAAGAAGAATTAATGACCCGATACGATTTGTATATTGCCGATGAATGTTTTTTGACCGGAACTGCTGCTGAAATTATTCCTGTTGTAAGAATTGATGGAAGGATAATCGGTACAGGGAAACCAGGAAAAGTAACTCTGAGCTTACTGAAAAAATATCAGGATCTTACAAAAAACAGTTTTTAG
- a CDS encoding signal peptidase, with product MKNIPAFVITTVSGVILDIISKWFVFSRLDAFEKVTIVPGLLNILRTENEGVVFGMFPGRTNAFIAFSAIAIIIIICIYIWSDKTFFVSNVALGLILAGAIGNLWDRIWFSHVRDFIDLHIKDKYHWPTFNIADSLICVGISIMVFSSFSLKKQNEHA from the coding sequence ATGAAAAACATACCCGCATTTGTTATTACTACGGTGAGTGGAGTAATTCTCGATATTATATCAAAGTGGTTTGTTTTCTCCCGGTTAGATGCCTTTGAAAAAGTAACCATAGTTCCTGGTTTACTAAATATATTAAGAACTGAAAATGAGGGTGTTGTTTTTGGAATGTTCCCTGGTAGAACGAACGCTTTCATCGCTTTTTCAGCTATAGCAATTATAATAATTATATGTATTTATATCTGGTCAGATAAAACATTCTTTGTATCAAATGTAGCTTTGGGACTTATTCTGGCGGGTGCTATAGGAAACCTATGGGATAGAATATGGTTCAGCCATGTAAGAGATTTTATAGATCTCCATATTAAAGATAAATACCACTGGCCTACTTTTAATATAGCTGATAGTTTGATTTGCGTTGGTATATCTATCATGGTTTTTAGCTCCTTTTCCTTAAAGAAGCAGAATGAGCATGCCTAA
- a CDS encoding transcriptional regulator has protein sequence MEKEMKEEFTQFKKLLLSLRERLVGKVDSMQGEALKRSRQDASGDLSNVPIHMADVGTDNYERDLMIELIQTGEQSLRDIDTALEKIEEGTFGICELCGKKINKERLKAVPYAKLCIDCQREEEVDHA, from the coding sequence ATGGAGAAGGAAATGAAAGAAGAATTTACTCAGTTCAAAAAGCTTCTGCTTTCGTTGCGTGAAAGATTAGTAGGCAAAGTTGATTCTATGCAAGGAGAGGCGTTAAAAAGATCCAGACAAGATGCGTCTGGTGACTTGTCTAACGTTCCAATTCATATGGCAGATGTGGGTACTGACAATTATGAAAGAGATCTTATGATCGAGCTTATACAGACAGGAGAACAAAGTCTGCGTGATATAGACACTGCTTTAGAAAAGATTGAAGAAGGTACCTTTGGTATTTGTGAGTTATGCGGGAAAAAAATAAATAAAGAGCGACTAAAGGCTGTGCCTTATGCAAAACTTTGTATTGATTGCCAGAGGGAAGAGGAAGTCGATCACGCCTAG
- a CDS encoding molybopterin cofactor biosynthesis protein, giving the protein MTVIIMAGGRSRRMGFNKSFLKYGDKTFIEHQITKLNKIFHEIIISANDRSIYDNLHLPIVPDVIPEKGPLSGICAGLMYTKNSHAFVVACDMPFINEKVILYLRRYIVGYDVVVPQTNRGLEPMHAFYSTNCIQPMYRCLEEGKLRIVDFFSEVRVKIVDEKEFGGLDASGQSLINLNTPEEYKKYCGNN; this is encoded by the coding sequence GTGACGGTAATTATCATGGCAGGTGGTAGAAGCCGGAGAATGGGCTTCAATAAATCGTTTCTTAAGTACGGAGATAAAACATTTATTGAGCATCAAATAACTAAACTGAATAAAATCTTCCATGAAATTATTATATCAGCAAATGATCGTAGTATTTATGATAATTTACATTTACCCATAGTGCCCGATGTGATACCAGAGAAAGGTCCGCTGAGCGGTATTTGCGCAGGGTTGATGTATACAAAAAATTCTCATGCCTTCGTAGTTGCTTGTGATATGCCCTTTATTAATGAAAAGGTGATTCTTTATCTCAGGAGATATATCGTTGGCTATGATGTGGTTGTGCCTCAGACTAACCGTGGGTTAGAACCTATGCATGCCTTTTATTCCACGAATTGCATACAGCCGATGTATCGCTGTCTTGAAGAAGGTAAGTTACGAATTGTTGATTTTTTTTCAGAAGTGAGGGTAAAGATTGTGGATGAAAAGGAATTCGGAGGATTGGATGCATCTGGGCAATCCCTTATTAATTTAAATACCCCTGAAGAATACAAGAAATATTGTGGTAACAATTAA
- a CDS encoding aminotransferase, whose product MPEEFIINVANRVKRLPPYLFGRLNALKYEKRRNNIDVIDLGMGNPNDPTPEPIIQKLCEAVQDPRNHRYTVSANGIFNLRREVAKYYEKQFGVSLDPEEVVCTIGSKEGISHLCLGLLETGDMALVPNPAFPIHIHAVNLAGGSVISVPLTEDEKFLPNLINTAKSLIPRPKIIILNFPHNPTAATVELSFFEEIVAFAKKHNIIIVHDFAYCEMTFDGYKAPSFLQVKHAKEVGVEFNTMSKSFNMAGWRLGFCVGNKEIVNTLAKVKGYYDYGIFQPVQIASIIALRECDKYAKEQAKIYQSRRDVLCDGLNRIGWDVKKPKASMFVWAPIPEKYRSMGSVDFAFKLINEAEVAVAPGAAFGENGEGYLRLAIVENELRLKQAIRQIDRALR is encoded by the coding sequence ATGCCTGAAGAATTTATAATTAATGTTGCTAATAGAGTAAAACGGTTACCACCTTATTTATTCGGTCGATTAAATGCACTAAAATACGAAAAGAGACGTAATAACATCGATGTGATCGATTTGGGCATGGGGAACCCTAACGATCCTACCCCCGAACCAATTATTCAGAAATTATGCGAAGCTGTACAGGATCCGAGAAATCACCGATATACAGTCTCTGCTAATGGTATTTTTAATCTCCGTCGAGAGGTTGCTAAATACTATGAAAAACAGTTTGGAGTATCCTTAGACCCGGAAGAAGTGGTTTGTACTATTGGATCAAAAGAAGGGATATCCCATTTGTGTTTAGGTTTACTGGAAACAGGTGATATGGCTCTTGTACCCAATCCTGCCTTTCCTATCCATATTCATGCAGTGAATCTTGCTGGAGGGAGTGTTATCAGTGTACCACTCACGGAAGATGAAAAATTTTTACCTAACTTAATCAATACGGCCAAGAGTCTTATTCCCCGACCCAAAATAATCATCTTAAACTTTCCTCATAACCCTACAGCAGCTACAGTTGAATTAAGTTTCTTTGAGGAAATTGTAGCCTTTGCCAAGAAACATAACATTATCATTGTCCATGATTTCGCATATTGTGAGATGACCTTCGATGGTTACAAGGCCCCTAGCTTCTTACAGGTTAAGCATGCAAAAGAGGTAGGTGTAGAATTTAATACCATGTCAAAATCATTTAACATGGCAGGCTGGAGACTAGGTTTTTGCGTGGGAAACAAGGAAATTGTCAATACCCTGGCAAAGGTTAAGGGCTATTACGATTACGGCATCTTCCAGCCAGTACAAATTGCCTCAATCATCGCACTCCGGGAATGTGATAAATATGCAAAAGAGCAGGCAAAAATTTATCAATCCAGAAGGGATGTGCTCTGTGATGGACTTAACCGTATCGGATGGGATGTAAAAAAACCTAAGGCATCTATGTTTGTTTGGGCGCCTATTCCTGAAAAATATCGTTCTATGGGTTCGGTAGATTTCGCCTTTAAACTTATTAATGAAGCTGAAGTAGCCGTTGCACCTGGCGCTGCCTTTGGAGAGAATGGTGAGGGATATCTGAGGCTTGCAATAGTAGAAAATGAATTGCGTTTAAAACAAGCCATACGTCAAATTGATCGTGCATTAAGATAA
- a CDS encoding electron transport complex encodes MITLVKSKLKTFVGGIHPVEDGKSLTKDRKEVLAPLPKIVYLLMSQHIGAPCKPIVKKGDYVTKGQLVGESQGFISANVHASISGKVTDIVSWPHPVTGIKSPSVIIERTDEDSWTEGTNVETDIDLISSDEIKQRIQSAGVVGLGGATFPTHVKLTLPKDRPIDTVVMNGAECEPYLTCDYRLMLDRSREIIQGLKLIMKCIGCKKAHIGIEANKEDIYTLFRDILSDEPDIKVDLMEVKYPQGAEHQLIKALLNREFKPTQLPLEVGAIVINVGTAFAVYEAVKFKRPLIQRIVTVTGNGVENPQNFLVRLGTPIKHLLEEARVVSNIDKIIFGGPMMGIAQGNIDTAVTIKGTGGILAFKGTQQRNSHACIRCGRCIDSCPYGLNPSILSIQSEAKEFNLALENNVMECKECGCCTYICPAKRPIVHLIKFAKAEIAKQKAQKATPVERK; translated from the coding sequence ATGATAACCCTTGTCAAATCAAAATTAAAAACCTTTGTTGGCGGTATCCATCCTGTTGAGGATGGAAAATCTCTTACGAAGGATAGAAAAGAGGTACTTGCCCCGCTTCCAAAGATCGTATACTTACTTATGAGCCAGCATATTGGCGCTCCTTGCAAACCCATTGTTAAAAAAGGGGATTATGTAACAAAAGGCCAATTGGTTGGAGAATCGCAAGGTTTTATATCTGCGAATGTACACGCCTCTATTTCGGGTAAAGTAACCGATATTGTATCATGGCCACATCCAGTTACTGGCATAAAATCTCCGTCGGTTATTATCGAAAGAACTGATGAAGATTCATGGACGGAAGGTACCAATGTCGAAACCGATATAGATCTCATTTCTTCTGATGAAATTAAACAGCGTATCCAATCAGCAGGAGTTGTGGGATTAGGTGGCGCCACTTTCCCTACTCATGTAAAACTTACCCTGCCGAAAGATAGACCTATCGATACCGTTGTAATGAACGGTGCTGAATGCGAACCCTACCTTACCTGTGATTATCGGCTTATGCTTGATAGATCACGCGAAATTATCCAGGGCTTAAAGCTTATTATGAAGTGTATCGGATGCAAAAAAGCGCATATCGGCATTGAGGCGAACAAAGAAGATATTTATACCCTTTTCAGAGATATTCTATCAGATGAGCCGGATATTAAAGTAGATCTTATGGAAGTAAAATATCCACAGGGAGCCGAACATCAACTTATTAAGGCATTATTGAACAGGGAATTTAAACCAACGCAATTACCTTTAGAGGTAGGTGCTATTGTAATTAACGTAGGCACCGCTTTTGCCGTGTATGAAGCAGTAAAATTTAAAAGGCCTCTCATTCAGCGCATAGTTACCGTTACCGGGAATGGGGTAGAAAATCCGCAAAATTTCCTCGTTCGTTTAGGGACACCGATCAAACATTTACTGGAAGAAGCAAGGGTCGTTTCAAATATCGATAAGATTATTTTTGGTGGCCCTATGATGGGCATTGCACAAGGCAATATAGATACCGCCGTTACCATCAAAGGAACGGGAGGTATTCTCGCATTCAAAGGTACTCAGCAACGGAACTCCCATGCATGCATTCGATGTGGACGTTGCATTGATAGTTGTCCGTATGGACTTAATCCCAGCATATTAAGTATCCAAAGTGAAGCAAAAGAGTTTAATCTGGCGTTGGAAAATAACGTAATGGAATGTAAAGAATGTGGTTGCTGCACATATATTTGTCCAGCAAAAAGACCCATTGTCCACCTCATTAAATTTGCAAAGGCTGAGATTGCTAAACAAAAGGCACAGAAGGCAACGCCGGTCGAACGAAAATAA